The following proteins are co-located in the Flavobacterium sp. CECT 9288 genome:
- a CDS encoding transposase — translation MQDSFKELFKLLLPEIIVDYFELTSYEKDQEILHLYLKEINSIPKEYRESKLSSKEFFDQITVQDFPIRGHQVYLHITRRIWLNEDTGQVVFRD, via the coding sequence ATGCAGGATTCTTTTAAAGAACTTTTCAAGTTGTTATTACCAGAGATTATTGTAGATTATTTTGAATTGACTTCTTATGAAAAAGACCAAGAAATACTTCATCTATACTTAAAAGAAATCAATTCTATTCCTAAAGAATACCGTGAGAGCAAATTAAGTTCAAAAGAATTTTTTGATCAGATAACAGTTCAAGACTTTCCTATTCGAGGTCATCAAGTTTATCTGCATATCACACGCCGAATATGGCTCAACGAAGATACTGGACAAGTAGTTTTTAGAGATTAG